In a single window of the Niabella ginsenosidivorans genome:
- a CDS encoding FecR family protein, producing the protein MKELTEWVNATPANKLYFRQQLEVWSAAIEQKNAHLYNKDKAFKRFKNRVRRVKAAGNKEPLRPSIIMAAHKRGFYYKVASYAAILVIIAGMVLFLRTTRSGPGAASGRERVSFIQIDVPLGARKKCILPDKTVVWLNAGSVFKYPSGFSGKTRKVFLNGEGYFEVTKDAGHPFIVTTSKGTITVTGTTFNVYAYAAKPRFVTALLEGHVSVIAKNGKAVNLLPLQKAELNNEALTISSISDPDEYRWKDGLISFDNERITDVLERLGIAFGQKITIQHLDNPNLLLTGKFRLKDGLEYALKVLSESYDITYKHDANDKGYIIIN; encoded by the coding sequence ATGAAGGAACTAACAGAATGGGTAAATGCCACGCCTGCCAATAAATTATATTTCCGGCAGCAGCTGGAAGTATGGTCTGCTGCAATTGAGCAAAAAAACGCCCATTTATATAATAAGGACAAGGCTTTTAAACGGTTTAAGAACAGGGTGCGACGTGTAAAAGCAGCCGGCAATAAAGAACCTTTACGCCCGTCTATTATTATGGCTGCCCATAAGCGCGGGTTCTATTATAAAGTTGCTTCTTATGCCGCTATCCTGGTTATAATAGCAGGTATGGTGCTTTTTCTTCGTACTACCCGTTCCGGACCAGGTGCTGCTTCCGGCAGGGAACGGGTATCATTTATTCAGATAGACGTTCCCTTGGGAGCAAGAAAAAAATGTATACTGCCCGATAAAACGGTGGTATGGCTCAATGCGGGCTCTGTTTTCAAATACCCCTCTGGTTTCAGCGGCAAAACCAGGAAAGTATTTTTAAACGGAGAAGGGTATTTTGAAGTGACCAAGGATGCCGGGCACCCTTTTATTGTAACTACTTCCAAAGGTACTATTACGGTTACGGGAACAACTTTCAATGTGTATGCATATGCAGCAAAGCCCCGTTTTGTTACCGCATTGCTTGAAGGGCATGTGAGCGTTATTGCTAAAAACGGTAAAGCTGTAAATCTTTTACCGTTACAAAAAGCAGAATTGAACAATGAGGCGTTAACAATTTCTTCCATATCTGACCCTGACGAATACAGATGGAAGGATGGTTTGATCTCGTTTGATAACGAACGGATCACTGATGTACTGGAGCGCCTGGGGATCGCGTTTGGTCAGAAAATAACTATTCAGCACCTGGATAACCCCAACCTGTTACTGACAGGGAAGTTCAGACTTAAAGACGGATTGGAATATGCGCTGAAAGTGCTGAGCGAGAGCTATGACATTACCTATAAACATGATGCTAACGATAAGGGATATATCATTATAAACTGA
- a CDS encoding SusC/RagA family TonB-linked outer membrane protein, protein MKTYLIKGICVLLMLLYCVHNISAAVYQTRTVSLNIQNAPLKEVLRAIEDQTDYLFIYSKDIDVARKVSLNVQNETIPNVLKTLLTPLKLVYKTEGQHITIIKENPVARNNPSSLASRMLRGTVTDAKTQKPIAGASVTISGTAIGTTTDKDGFYQLRTDQKECILKITYVGYNDLEIKVNTTENIYDAALYEKENSLTETVVIGYGTQRKISNIGAQSSLKPSDIKIPSSNLTGVLAGRLAGVISVQRTGEPGKNSADIWIRGISTPNTSSPLILVDGVERPFNDVDPEDVESLTILKDASATAVYGVRGANGVIIIKTKPGRIGKPTINADYYESFIRFTKKADLANGIGYMNAANEALRNDGLAPKYSQEYIENTRLGKDPYLYPNVDWLKEVFNNWGYNRRANVNVRGGSEKATYYASVSYYNETGMTATDKSITAYNSKMKYSRYNFTTNVAINATPTTKVEIGAQGYLGEGNYPAISSHDIYASAMSISPVDYPKMFYVRGQAYVPGINPNGGFRNPYADATRRGYDNLTKNQVYSNLRVTQDLAMLTRGLTFSAMYAYDVYNEVDLHQTRRESTWYLTDINIPYDMDGYPILTKTYTGSDVLDYSQSSSGNKKTYLETSFNYDRAFGDHRVSGLLLYNQQQRLVYPQSTLENAIPYRMQGVAGRATYSWKDRYFAEFNIGYTGAENFSPRKRYGTFPAYGAGWVVSNEKFWEPFHDVISFLKFRYTDGKIGNSNVSDRRFMYLDQIAANGSYGYIFGSNGTRYGGYEIINNAVDLVWEESRKQDLGVELKTLGGDLSIIFDLFRERRKNILLKRENSIPSFIGYNMASPYGNVGIVENKGFDGTIEYNKRFNQNWTINLRGNMTYNNDKWIKGDLPEQRYPWMNQHGQKILAQTGYIAEGLFTQSQIDDMTRWEALSDEDKLITPKPFATQFGKVKAGDIRYKDLNNDGKIDAYDKTYISRGDVPAMVYGLGFTVMWKNLSVSALFQGTAQAERILRGNSIQPFNGGGGAGNLYSNINDRWTEENPSQNVFYPRLSYGSETPDNQNNFQPSTWWLRDVSFLRLKTLQVSYNLPKSWAQKISLTNAAVYMMGYNLLTFSKFKLWDPELNSDDGSQYPNTSSLSIGINFTF, encoded by the coding sequence TTGAAGACGTATCTGATAAAAGGGATTTGTGTGCTTCTTATGCTCTTATACTGCGTGCATAATATAAGTGCGGCCGTTTATCAAACCCGGACCGTATCGCTCAATATACAGAATGCGCCGTTAAAAGAAGTACTGAGGGCCATTGAGGATCAGACGGATTATCTTTTTATCTATTCAAAGGATATAGACGTTGCCCGTAAAGTGTCGTTAAATGTGCAAAACGAAACCATTCCCAATGTGCTGAAAACATTGCTTACCCCTCTTAAGCTGGTATATAAAACTGAAGGGCAGCATATAACGATCATAAAAGAGAACCCCGTGGCACGGAATAACCCGTCATCATTGGCATCGAGAATGCTGCGTGGTACGGTAACAGATGCCAAGACTCAGAAACCGATAGCCGGTGCCAGCGTTACTATTTCGGGCACAGCCATTGGTACCACAACAGATAAAGATGGTTTTTATCAATTACGGACCGATCAGAAAGAATGTATCTTAAAGATCACCTATGTTGGGTATAATGATCTGGAAATAAAAGTAAATACAACTGAAAACATCTATGATGCAGCCCTGTATGAAAAGGAAAATTCCTTAACGGAAACGGTTGTGATCGGCTATGGCACGCAACGTAAAATAAGCAATATAGGCGCACAGTCATCATTAAAACCGTCTGATATAAAAATCCCGTCTTCCAACCTGACGGGAGTGCTGGCTGGAAGGCTTGCCGGGGTTATCTCTGTACAACGTACGGGAGAACCGGGCAAAAACTCTGCGGATATCTGGATCAGGGGGATTTCTACACCCAACACTTCATCTCCTTTAATTCTTGTAGATGGTGTGGAACGCCCTTTCAATGATGTTGACCCCGAAGACGTAGAATCGCTTACCATCCTGAAAGACGCTTCAGCAACGGCTGTTTACGGGGTACGTGGCGCCAATGGTGTAATCATTATCAAAACAAAGCCGGGAAGGATAGGAAAGCCGACCATCAACGCGGATTATTACGAATCGTTTATCCGGTTTACAAAAAAGGCAGACCTGGCAAATGGTATCGGATACATGAACGCTGCCAACGAGGCTTTGCGCAACGACGGGCTGGCCCCTAAATATTCACAGGAATACATTGAGAATACAAGGCTGGGAAAGGATCCCTATTTGTACCCGAATGTTGACTGGTTGAAAGAAGTATTCAATAACTGGGGGTACAACAGAAGGGCAAATGTGAACGTACGCGGGGGAAGTGAAAAAGCTACTTACTATGCTTCCGTAAGCTACTATAACGAAACCGGAATGACGGCCACAGACAAAAGCATTACAGCCTATAACTCTAAAATGAAATACAGCCGCTATAACTTTACTACGAACGTAGCTATTAATGCAACGCCTACCACAAAGGTAGAAATAGGCGCACAGGGTTATTTGGGCGAAGGGAACTATCCGGCCATTTCCTCTCACGACATTTATGCTTCTGCTATGTCCATTTCTCCCGTGGATTATCCCAAAATGTTTTATGTGCGGGGGCAGGCCTATGTTCCCGGCATCAACCCGAACGGGGGCTTCCGGAATCCTTATGCCGATGCCACCCGAAGGGGCTATGATAACCTCACAAAGAACCAGGTATATTCAAATCTCAGGGTTACCCAGGACCTGGCGATGCTCACACGTGGTTTAACATTCTCGGCAATGTATGCCTATGACGTGTATAATGAAGTAGATCTTCACCAGACCCGCAGGGAATCTACCTGGTACCTTACCGATATAAACATACCTTATGATATGGATGGATACCCGATATTGACCAAGACCTATACAGGATCTGATGTACTGGATTATAGTCAGTCCTCGTCAGGTAACAAGAAAACATATCTGGAGACCTCATTTAATTATGACAGGGCTTTTGGTGATCATCGTGTAAGCGGGCTATTGCTGTATAATCAGCAGCAAAGATTGGTTTATCCGCAGAGCACGCTGGAAAATGCCATTCCGTACAGGATGCAGGGCGTTGCTGGACGTGCCACCTACTCATGGAAGGACCGTTATTTTGCGGAATTTAATATAGGATATACAGGTGCAGAAAATTTTTCTCCCAGGAAAAGATACGGTACGTTCCCTGCCTATGGCGCAGGATGGGTTGTATCTAATGAAAAATTCTGGGAACCGTTTCATGATGTGATTTCTTTCCTGAAATTCAGATATACCGACGGGAAAATAGGGAACAGCAACGTATCGGACAGGCGCTTTATGTATCTGGATCAAATAGCAGCAAACGGTTCCTATGGATATATTTTCGGATCGAACGGTACCAGGTATGGTGGTTATGAGATCATCAATAATGCGGTAGATCTCGTATGGGAAGAATCGCGAAAGCAGGACCTGGGTGTTGAGCTGAAAACATTGGGAGGCGATCTGTCCATTATTTTCGACCTGTTCAGGGAAAGACGTAAGAACATTTTATTAAAACGTGAAAACTCAATCCCGTCCTTCATCGGGTACAATATGGCTTCACCTTACGGTAATGTAGGTATTGTAGAAAACAAGGGCTTTGACGGAACAATAGAATATAATAAACGCTTTAACCAGAACTGGACGATTAATCTTAGAGGAAATATGACCTATAACAACGATAAGTGGATCAAGGGAGATTTACCGGAGCAACGCTATCCGTGGATGAACCAGCACGGACAAAAGATCCTTGCTCAAACCGGCTATATAGCCGAAGGCCTGTTTACGCAGTCGCAAATTGATGATATGACCCGCTGGGAAGCGCTTTCGGACGAGGATAAGCTCATAACCCCCAAGCCGTTTGCCACCCAGTTTGGCAAAGTAAAAGCCGGCGATATCCGGTATAAGGATCTGAATAACGATGGTAAAATTGATGCTTATGATAAAACGTATATCAGCCGGGGCGACGTTCCTGCAATGGTGTACGGGTTAGGGTTTACTGTTATGTGGAAAAACTTATCCGTCAGCGCTCTTTTCCAGGGAACTGCACAGGCAGAGCGTATATTGAGAGGCAACAGCATACAACCGTTTAACGGTGGTGGCGGAGCCGGAAACCTGTATAGCAATATCAATGACAGATGGACGGAAGAAAACCCCAGCCAGAATGTATTCTATCCCCGGCTTTCCTATGGAAGTGAAACACCGGATAATCAGAATAACTTTCAGCCAAGCACCTGGTGGCTGCGTGATGTGAGTTTCCTGCGCCTGAAAACATTACAGGTTTCTTATAACTTACCTAAAAGCTGGGCTCAGAAAATATCGCTCACCAATGCAGCCGTTTATATGATGGGATACAACCTGTTGACCTTTTCCAAATTCAAATTATGGGACCCCGAACTGAATTCGGACGACGGCAGCCAATATCCGAATACGTCCTCACTTTCTATAGGAATAAACTTTACATTTTAA